The Exiguobacterium aurantiacum DSM 6208 genome includes a window with the following:
- a CDS encoding ABC transporter permease, producing MSYKNVWKTLAGKWMQLVAIAVIIVMSSLTYTMMFYGISGIEVPTEDYLQSSNQEDFAVEMLNRVTEEETGDPGIAALVADGTYTLADLKRLAPDAFDALMERRIEAVAQQIPDATLELRSFKPISYSFENQEHRGLILKEADTINLSYLEEGSRPSADDEVAINAKYAEKNDIAIGDTLDFGTPFTVSGFVLFPDYTLPLFDDNFFNLDAGTQTLLLMTDEAYEATVAPEAFRIAGVTDSDVPDVDLPFVISVMETENIIRSGAIYSEISSGKAMALGLSLFIVSIAVIIVGILISNMLEAERGQIGLLKALGYSRRQIALPYLVLILLFATIMLVIGYFLGLYFAEPLKNLYLDFYLLPSITIAQSPLVFLTAVFAPLLFFALVAGAVIYKIMGESALALLSPRDNLSLNRLSRIVSRLLRRARGKTKFKYLYAVKSTGSFIIFFFGILFSTLLIVFALMMNGAVDRMTVGGLNEARYEYEAYTTTQPELLAGQEPFLTYPFAFVDDKLVTLKGLDDDNTLYQLRDRSGDVLTVSQDGVIVSEPLALKQRLAVGDTLDVSFDGEKVSYKIVGIADDFSGDIVYLPRTELSETLSDGASRDLFNGIYAIERPSGSDYPTILSRQGMMEQSESINEYMNLMMNVMIGGSALIAFSILFVLTALTVEKNYYVISLLKVMGYNRREVRSMILDSYFVYALVSALLSIPIAILTLRLIVLVFAEDYGLVLPLEFEWRYAVYTLAAVTILFFASTFVSRRKIDQIPLQEVLKTYQE from the coding sequence ATGTCGTATAAAAACGTATGGAAGACGCTCGCCGGCAAATGGATGCAGCTCGTCGCCATCGCCGTCATCATCGTCATGAGTTCGCTCACGTACACGATGATGTTTTATGGCATCAGCGGCATCGAAGTCCCGACCGAAGACTATTTACAGTCCTCCAACCAAGAGGACTTCGCCGTCGAGATGTTGAACCGCGTCACCGAGGAAGAAACGGGCGACCCCGGCATCGCCGCCCTCGTCGCCGACGGCACATACACGCTCGCCGACTTGAAACGGCTCGCCCCGGACGCGTTCGATGCACTCATGGAGCGACGCATCGAGGCGGTCGCACAACAAATCCCTGACGCCACGCTCGAACTGCGTTCGTTCAAACCGATCTCTTACTCGTTCGAAAACCAGGAACACCGCGGCCTGATCTTAAAAGAAGCGGACACGATCAACTTGTCCTATCTTGAGGAAGGTTCACGCCCGAGCGCCGACGATGAAGTCGCCATCAACGCCAAATACGCCGAAAAGAACGACATCGCGATCGGCGACACGCTCGACTTCGGCACCCCGTTCACGGTGAGCGGGTTCGTCTTGTTCCCGGACTATACACTCCCGCTCTTTGACGACAACTTCTTCAACCTCGACGCCGGTACGCAGACGCTCCTCCTCATGACGGATGAAGCGTACGAGGCGACCGTCGCCCCGGAAGCGTTCCGGATTGCCGGCGTGACGGACAGCGACGTGCCCGACGTTGATTTGCCTTTCGTCATCTCGGTCATGGAAACCGAGAACATCATCCGGAGCGGGGCCATCTATAGCGAGATCTCGTCCGGGAAAGCGATGGCGCTCGGCTTGAGCCTCTTCATCGTCTCGATCGCCGTCATCATCGTCGGAATCCTCATCTCGAACATGCTTGAAGCCGAGCGCGGACAGATCGGGCTGTTGAAAGCGCTCGGTTATAGCCGACGCCAAATCGCGCTACCGTATTTAGTACTCATCTTGCTGTTCGCGACGATCATGCTCGTCATCGGCTACTTCCTCGGCCTCTATTTCGCCGAGCCGCTCAAAAACTTGTATCTCGATTTTTACTTGTTGCCGTCCATCACAATCGCCCAAAGCCCGCTCGTCTTCTTGACGGCCGTGTTCGCCCCGCTCCTTTTCTTCGCGCTCGTCGCCGGGGCCGTCATCTATAAAATCATGGGCGAGAGCGCCCTCGCCCTCCTGTCTCCTCGGGATAACTTGTCGCTCAATCGGCTCAGCCGCATCGTCAGCCGCTTGTTGCGTCGCGCCCGCGGCAAGACGAAGTTCAAATATTTATACGCCGTCAAGAGCACCGGCAGTTTCATCATCTTCTTTTTCGGCATCTTGTTCTCGACGCTCCTCATCGTCTTCGCCCTCATGATGAACGGGGCCGTCGATCGGATGACGGTCGGCGGATTGAACGAGGCCCGTTATGAGTATGAGGCGTACACGACGACCCAACCCGAACTGTTAGCAGGCCAAGAACCGTTCCTCACCTATCCGTTCGCGTTCGTCGACGACAAACTTGTCACGCTCAAAGGACTCGATGACGATAATACGCTCTATCAGCTGCGGGACCGGTCGGGAGATGTGTTGACCGTCTCACAAGACGGCGTCATCGTGTCTGAACCGCTCGCGTTGAAACAACGCCTCGCTGTCGGCGACACGCTCGACGTCTCGTTCGATGGGGAGAAAGTCTCTTACAAAATCGTCGGGATCGCCGACGACTTCTCCGGTGACATCGTCTACTTGCCGCGGACCGAGTTGAGCGAGACGTTATCAGATGGCGCCTCCCGCGATTTGTTCAACGGGATTTATGCGATCGAGCGTCCGAGCGGGTCGGACTATCCGACGATCTTGTCACGCCAAGGCATGATGGAGCAGTCCGAGTCCATTAACGAGTATATGAACTTGATGATGAACGTCATGATCGGCGGCTCCGCCTTGATTGCGTTCAGTATCCTGTTCGTTTTGACGGCATTGACCGTCGAGAAGAACTATTACGTCATCTCGCTCTTAAAAGTGATGGGATACAATCGGCGCGAGGTCCGTTCGATGATTCTCGACAGCTATTTCGTCTACGCGCTCGTCTCGGCGCTCCTCAGCATCCCGATCGCGATTTTGACGCTGCGGCTCATCGTCCTCGTCTTCGCCGAAGATTACGGGCTCGTCCTCCCGCTCGAGTTCGAATGGCGATACGCGGTCTACACGCTCGCCGCAGTCACGATCCTCTTCTTCGCGAGCACGTTCGTCAGCCGAAGAAAAATCGACCAAATCCCGCTCCAAGAAGTATTGAAGACATATCAAGAATAA
- a CDS encoding ABC transporter ATP-binding protein, translating to MIRLENVHKVYKTGDVETAALKEIDLTIQDGAFVVILGPSGSGKSTLLNVISGLDTVTSGKITFDETVLTDLTPEQMTAFRRDHLGFIFQQYNLLQNLTVYENIQIGADLSSEPLAIDELLEQVGLQGARDKYPYQLSGGEQQRVSVARSLAKNPSIVFCDEPTGSLDEDNSKRVLELLERLNETYGKTIVVITHNTGIGAMADDVIKMNSGRIVELTHNPVRQAAHDIHWG from the coding sequence ATGATTCGACTTGAAAACGTCCATAAAGTGTATAAAACGGGAGACGTCGAGACCGCGGCGTTGAAAGAGATCGATTTGACGATTCAAGACGGAGCGTTCGTCGTCATCTTAGGACCGAGTGGCAGCGGCAAGAGCACGCTCTTGAACGTCATCAGCGGACTCGACACGGTGACGTCCGGGAAGATCACGTTCGATGAGACCGTCCTGACCGACCTCACCCCGGAACAGATGACGGCGTTTCGGCGTGACCATCTCGGCTTCATCTTCCAGCAGTACAACCTGCTTCAAAATTTGACCGTCTATGAGAACATTCAAATCGGTGCCGATTTATCGAGCGAACCGCTGGCGATCGATGAACTGCTCGAGCAAGTCGGTCTACAAGGCGCGCGTGACAAATATCCGTATCAATTGTCCGGCGGGGAGCAACAGCGCGTCTCCGTCGCAAGGAGCCTCGCCAAAAATCCGTCCATCGTCTTTTGTGACGAACCGACCGGATCGCTCGATGAGGACAACTCGAAGCGTGTGCTCGAGCTGCTCGAACGGTTGAACGAGACGTATGGCAAAACGATCGTCGTCATTACCCACAACACCGGGATCGGTGCGATGGCCGACGACGTCATCAAGATGAACTCCGGGCGCATCGTCGAGTTGACGCACAACCCGGTTCGACAAGCCGCTCACGACATCCATTGGGGGTGA
- a CDS encoding DegV family protein, which produces MKIAYITDSTVVLPDSIKQHPDIHIVPLYVVKGDTPYKDGIEVDAETVYEWIDAGERVSTSQPAIGDFVTLYEELKQTYDMGIAVHLSSDLSGTYSASVQGAEIAEFKLLAIDSRAGIYTMGLLLEELIERVERGDALEDVEAYMKERVEDVRIELTIQNLTQMQKGGRISKSKALIGNMLQLKPVLRFEDGLIVPYQTVRTYKKAQAHLFEVIRAAIASGECTNVSIFHGNVPELAESWKQQLGDDVPIRVDTLAPLLGAHTGSGSIGISYLKAK; this is translated from the coding sequence ATGAAAATTGCTTACATCACGGACAGCACGGTCGTCCTCCCGGATTCGATCAAACAACATCCCGACATCCACATCGTCCCGCTCTACGTCGTCAAAGGGGATACACCTTATAAGGACGGCATCGAAGTCGACGCCGAGACGGTATACGAATGGATCGACGCGGGCGAGCGCGTCTCGACGAGCCAGCCGGCGATCGGGGACTTCGTCACGCTCTACGAAGAGTTGAAACAGACGTACGACATGGGCATCGCCGTCCACTTGTCGTCTGATTTGAGCGGCACATATTCGGCGTCCGTGCAAGGCGCCGAAATCGCCGAGTTCAAACTGCTCGCCATCGACTCGCGCGCAGGCATCTACACGATGGGGCTGTTGCTCGAGGAATTGATCGAGCGCGTCGAGCGCGGAGATGCGTTAGAAGACGTCGAGGCTTATATGAAAGAACGTGTCGAAGACGTCCGTATCGAGTTGACGATTCAAAACTTGACGCAAATGCAAAAAGGCGGCCGTATCTCGAAATCGAAGGCGCTCATCGGCAACATGCTCCAGTTGAAACCGGTGCTCCGCTTCGAAGACGGGCTCATCGTCCCGTATCAGACGGTACGGACGTACAAGAAAGCGCAAGCTCACTTGTTTGAAGTGATTCGCGCCGCCATCGCGTCAGGGGAATGTACGAACGTCTCGATTTTCCATGGCAACGTGCCGGAGCTGGCCGAGTCGTGGAAGCAGCAACTCGGCGACGACGTGCCGATCCGCGTCGACACGCTCGCACCGCTCCTCGGGGCCCATACCGGATCCGGCTCAATCGGCATCTCGTACTTGAAAGCGAAATAA
- a CDS encoding GGDEF domain-containing protein, whose product MRFRKYLVRSWLSWSLVFAGIIYSTWQSMGAFEWTLFWFIYTLGALFVMNPLKRRHLHFTFHEMFVFMTFFFYGLVPALIMGQLLLLTFQARSFTKRVGRRRFLHFYPLNTLIEAMILLIPGLVYLRLGGQIGPSVHLLEQGMALLAFFAVLYLVLGFSFVLSRFLIGERIPLPIMWRLLRFDWLVVSLELLFTMVAIEAYQLFGYVGLMTTFLLLSLLKMSLSKATETEETQTKIDQIERLKEQLYRVDSETLLIEKFWNGLREIVEVERGWLQVNRDSSRTFYDMTGRADRAVPDAYTLERHRDAGETYFLYDSLHEWHPELLVHQTELHQSALVIQPVRSTTNAVSCMISTTANGAYEEALAVEIHRLLKTLSWSLERIDERDRLQHESLTDPLTALPNQRALRRWTKERMNDVASYPLSVFLVDLDHFKAVNDTYGHAFGDEVLIEAGALFTRLVRTGDLVTRYGGEEFVFPRTNEQAAILTGEKIRQALKAHPFGTEGVRINVTASIGVETIHEYEELDTVLRNADRAMYVGAKFNGRDRVAHYRDTSTERIQ is encoded by the coding sequence ATGCGATTCCGCAAGTATCTCGTACGCAGTTGGTTGTCGTGGTCGCTCGTCTTTGCCGGAATCATCTATTCCACATGGCAGAGCATGGGGGCGTTCGAATGGACGCTGTTCTGGTTCATCTACACACTCGGCGCCTTGTTCGTCATGAATCCGCTCAAGCGCCGACATCTTCACTTCACGTTCCACGAGATGTTCGTCTTCATGACGTTCTTCTTCTACGGGCTCGTCCCGGCGCTCATCATGGGCCAATTGTTGCTGTTGACGTTTCAAGCGCGCTCGTTCACGAAACGGGTCGGACGGCGGCGGTTCCTTCATTTCTATCCGCTGAACACGCTCATCGAGGCGATGATCCTCCTCATTCCGGGACTCGTCTACTTGCGGCTCGGCGGACAAATCGGCCCGTCCGTACATTTGCTCGAACAAGGGATGGCGTTACTCGCCTTCTTCGCCGTCCTCTATCTCGTCCTCGGCTTCAGTTTCGTCTTGTCCCGATTCTTGATCGGGGAGCGCATCCCGCTTCCGATCATGTGGCGTTTGCTCCGGTTCGACTGGCTCGTCGTCTCGCTCGAGCTGTTGTTCACGATGGTGGCGATCGAGGCGTATCAACTGTTCGGCTACGTCGGCTTGATGACCACGTTCCTCTTGTTGTCGCTCCTCAAGATGAGCTTGTCGAAAGCGACGGAGACCGAGGAGACGCAAACGAAAATCGACCAGATCGAACGATTGAAAGAACAGCTCTACCGTGTCGACAGCGAAACGCTCTTGATCGAGAAGTTTTGGAACGGCTTGCGGGAAATCGTCGAAGTGGAACGGGGCTGGCTCCAAGTCAACCGTGACAGCAGCCGCACGTTTTACGATATGACCGGCCGCGCCGACCGCGCCGTGCCGGACGCCTATACGCTCGAACGGCATCGTGACGCAGGGGAGACGTACTTTCTCTATGACTCGCTCCATGAGTGGCATCCGGAGCTGTTGGTACATCAGACCGAACTCCATCAATCGGCACTCGTCATCCAACCGGTGCGCAGCACGACGAACGCCGTCAGCTGCATGATCTCGACGACGGCGAACGGGGCGTACGAAGAAGCGCTCGCTGTCGAGATTCATCGTCTGTTGAAGACGTTGTCGTGGTCGCTCGAGCGAATCGACGAACGTGATCGGTTGCAACATGAGAGTTTGACCGACCCGCTCACCGCTCTCCCGAACCAACGGGCGCTCCGGCGCTGGACGAAAGAGCGGATGAATGACGTCGCGTCTTACCCGCTGTCCGTCTTTTTAGTCGACCTCGACCACTTCAAGGCGGTGAACGATACGTATGGACATGCGTTCGGCGACGAAGTGTTGATCGAGGCGGGGGCACTATTCACAAGGCTCGTCCGGACCGGGGACCTCGTCACCCGGTACGGCGGAGAAGAGTTCGTCTTCCCGCGGACGAACGAACAGGCGGCCATCTTGACCGGGGAGAAGATTCGCCAGGCGCTAAAGGCCCATCCGTTCGGTACGGAAGGAGTGCGGATCAACGTGACGGCGAGCATCGGCGTCGAGACGATCCATGAGTACGAAGAACTCGACACCGTGCTCCGGAACGCCGACCGGGCGATGTACGTCGGGGCGAAGTTCAACGGCCGCGACCGCGTCGCCCATTACCGCGATACGTCGACCGAACGCATCCAATGA
- a CDS encoding homing endonuclease associated repeat-containing protein, with amino-acid sequence MSQTLSTKSHHLSTEQQRMIHCIRLLGDLLKERPRRSVYRRFAMEQNWPSPESIIRQFGSWAEALAIAGYEWHGETTVELPDKMPKYTRDDIIETLALYSRDMGSIITLKKYQEWRKLHPKAPSHYHIVKTFGSWHDACAEAGLEASVTYSKSELSNALREAIHEMGFSLSFEAYREWAKRNNKPSTKAILHRYGSWSAAIHAVESEIFSSKL; translated from the coding sequence TTGAGTCAAACGCTATCCACTAAATCCCACCACTTGTCCACCGAACAGCAGAGGATGATCCACTGCATTCGCCTCCTCGGTGACTTGCTGAAGGAACGTCCGCGCCGCTCCGTCTATCGCCGTTTCGCGATGGAACAGAATTGGCCGTCTCCAGAGTCAATCATCCGTCAGTTCGGGTCATGGGCCGAGGCGCTCGCCATCGCCGGTTACGAGTGGCACGGGGAGACGACGGTCGAGCTCCCGGATAAGATGCCTAAGTACACACGTGACGACATCATCGAGACGCTCGCGCTCTATTCGCGTGACATGGGATCGATCATCACGCTCAAAAAGTATCAGGAATGGCGGAAGCTTCATCCGAAAGCGCCGAGCCATTACCATATCGTCAAGACGTTCGGTTCGTGGCACGATGCCTGCGCTGAAGCCGGTCTTGAAGCGAGCGTGACGTATTCGAAGTCGGAGCTCTCGAACGCGCTTCGAGAGGCGATTCACGAGATGGGCTTCTCTCTTTCCTTCGAGGCGTATCGCGAATGGGCGAAGCGGAACAACAAGCCATCGACGAAAGCAATCTTGCATCGCTACGGTTCTTGGTCGGCCGCGATCCATGCGGTCGAATCAGAAATTTTTAGTTCGAAATTATAA
- a CDS encoding undecaprenyl-diphosphate phosphatase, with product MTIWLFYLLLGMIQGFTEPIPISSSGHLVIFQELLNIQLPGLSFEIFVNFASLLAVLTVYRKDVVRLVVSLWTFLFKKDRSDDTMVDVKFIGLLLVATLPAGVIGVVFGDWIGEALSGVATVGYTLIITGLALWFIRNMRGSKGDGGITLRDAILIGLAQAAALIPGISRSGATIVMALLLGIKQETALRFSFFMFIPVSLGTIVLDGPVLFTDPATRELFGPLILAFIASYVLTAVSLKWFQHIMAKGELKYFSFYCWAVGILVVLFLA from the coding sequence ATGACAATATGGTTATTTTATTTGTTGCTCGGGATGATCCAAGGGTTCACCGAGCCGATCCCGATCTCGTCGAGCGGTCACTTGGTCATCTTCCAAGAGTTGCTCAACATTCAATTGCCGGGGTTGTCGTTTGAGATTTTCGTCAACTTCGCCTCGCTCCTCGCCGTCTTGACGGTGTATCGGAAAGATGTCGTTCGTCTCGTCGTGAGTCTTTGGACGTTCTTGTTCAAGAAAGACCGCAGCGATGACACGATGGTCGACGTCAAGTTCATCGGGCTGTTGCTCGTCGCGACCTTGCCGGCCGGCGTGATCGGTGTCGTCTTCGGGGACTGGATCGGCGAGGCGCTCAGCGGCGTCGCGACGGTCGGGTATACGTTGATCATCACCGGTCTCGCGCTCTGGTTCATCCGCAACATGCGCGGAAGCAAAGGCGACGGCGGCATCACGCTCCGTGACGCCATCTTGATCGGTCTCGCCCAGGCGGCCGCGCTCATCCCGGGGATCAGCCGCTCGGGAGCGACGATCGTCATGGCGCTCCTCCTCGGCATCAAACAAGAGACGGCGCTCCGGTTCTCGTTCTTCATGTTCATCCCGGTCAGTCTCGGGACGATCGTGTTGGACGGTCCGGTGCTCTTCACCGACCCGGCGACGCGTGAGCTGTTCGGTCCGCTCATCTTGGCGTTCATCGCCTCGTACGTGTTGACGGCCGTGTCGCTCAAATGGTTCCAACATATTATGGCGAAAGGCGAGCTCAAGTATTTCTCGTTCTATTGCTGGGCCGTCGGGATTCTCGTCGTCCTCTTCTTGGCTTGA
- the ribD gene encoding bifunctional diaminohydroxyphosphoribosylaminopyrimidine deaminase/5-amino-6-(5-phosphoribosylamino)uracil reductase RibD yields MEQYMQHAIRLAGFASSTGVNPHVGAVVVKDGRIVGFGAHLKAGEPHAEVHAIRMAGAAAYGSTVYVTLEPCSHHGKTPPCADLLVESGVRRVVIAMEDPNPLVAGRGIKRLKAAGIDVEVGLLESEARALNPAFLRSIETKRPYVVLKTATSLDGKVALDSGDSKWVTGTEARRDVHELRATVDAIITGVGTVIADDPALTVRLDRETTKPLRVVLDRDLRTSLSSQLVRTAPDIPVLVYTMCDDEAKRDAFTERGVELADYTTLDLVLQDLYDRGVGRVLIEAGPTLVTSFLDGRFVDEWVMYQSPRVFGGNGGVYRSNQTGPLDAIDSFTVRTVKTVGTDVKLVMRKGEANVHGNH; encoded by the coding sequence ATGGAACAGTACATGCAACATGCCATTCGATTGGCCGGGTTCGCTTCGTCGACCGGCGTCAATCCGCACGTCGGGGCCGTCGTCGTCAAAGACGGCCGCATCGTCGGCTTCGGAGCCCATTTGAAGGCGGGGGAACCGCATGCCGAAGTGCACGCCATCCGGATGGCCGGCGCAGCCGCATACGGTTCGACCGTGTACGTCACGCTCGAGCCGTGCTCGCACCACGGCAAGACGCCGCCGTGCGCCGACTTGCTCGTCGAGTCAGGTGTGAGGCGGGTCGTCATCGCGATGGAAGACCCGAACCCGCTCGTCGCTGGACGCGGCATCAAGCGTTTGAAAGCGGCCGGGATCGATGTCGAAGTCGGTCTGCTCGAGAGTGAGGCACGGGCGCTCAATCCGGCGTTCTTGCGCTCGATCGAGACGAAACGTCCATACGTCGTCTTGAAGACGGCGACGAGCCTCGACGGGAAAGTCGCGCTCGATTCTGGTGACAGCAAGTGGGTGACCGGAACCGAGGCAAGACGAGACGTCCACGAACTGCGCGCGACGGTGGACGCCATCATAACCGGCGTCGGCACGGTCATCGCCGATGATCCGGCGCTCACGGTCCGGCTCGACCGCGAGACGACGAAACCGCTCCGGGTCGTGCTCGATCGCGACTTGCGCACATCGCTCTCGAGTCAGCTCGTCCGAACGGCACCCGACATCCCGGTGCTCGTTTATACGATGTGCGACGACGAAGCGAAGCGCGACGCGTTCACGGAACGCGGTGTCGAGCTCGCCGACTACACGACGCTCGATCTCGTCTTACAGGACTTGTACGACCGCGGTGTCGGTCGCGTCCTCATCGAAGCGGGCCCGACGCTCGTGACATCGTTCCTCGACGGACGATTCGTCGACGAATGGGTCATGTATCAGTCGCCGCGCGTTTTCGGAGGCAACGGCGGGGTGTACCGGTCGAATCAAACCGGTCCGCTCGATGCGATCGACTCGTTCACGGTCCGAACTGTCAAAACAGTCGGCACCGATGTGAAGCTCGTCATGCGAAAGGGGGAGGCAAATGTTCACGGGAATCATTGA
- the ribE gene encoding riboflavin synthase, giving the protein MFTGIIEEIGSVKAVKRNGPSLRLTLSGKVVLEDVKLGDSISVNGICLTVTTFDRDSFSVDVMPETLKASSLDGVRPGTSVNLERAMPANGRFGGHFVSGHVDGVGRIVKKRSLANAVYVDISCEPSLLRYIVPKGSISVDGTSLTVFDVTERGFTLSLIPHTYSETVLGMKQAGDAVNLECDMLAKYMEKLVNQKPMTLESLASQGYGKAGW; this is encoded by the coding sequence ATGTTCACGGGAATCATTGAAGAAATCGGCAGTGTGAAAGCAGTGAAACGCAACGGCCCCTCGTTACGGCTCACGCTGAGCGGGAAAGTCGTGTTAGAAGACGTGAAACTCGGCGACAGCATCTCCGTCAACGGCATCTGTCTCACCGTGACGACGTTCGATCGTGACAGTTTCTCGGTCGACGTCATGCCGGAAACGCTCAAAGCGTCGAGTCTTGACGGGGTCCGTCCCGGCACGAGCGTGAACTTGGAGCGGGCGATGCCGGCGAATGGACGCTTCGGCGGGCATTTCGTCTCGGGGCATGTCGACGGTGTCGGGCGCATCGTGAAAAAACGGTCGCTCGCTAACGCCGTCTACGTCGACATCAGCTGCGAGCCGTCGCTCCTCCGCTACATCGTCCCGAAAGGTTCGATCTCGGTCGATGGGACGAGCTTGACGGTGTTCGATGTCACCGAACGCGGCTTCACGTTGTCGCTCATCCCGCATACGTACAGTGAGACGGTGCTCGGGATGAAGCAGGCGGGTGATGCGGTCAATTTAGAATGCGACATGTTGGCTAAATATATGGAAAAACTAGTGAATCAAAAACCGATGACGCTCGAATCACTGGCGTCGCAAGGATATGGAAAGGCGGGATGGTGA
- a CDS encoding bifunctional 3,4-dihydroxy-2-butanone-4-phosphate synthase/GTP cyclohydrolase II: MFHTIEEAVEDLKMGRPIIVVDDEDRENEGDFVVLADKMTAETMNFLITEGKGLVCASLAEEVAVRLDLQPMVANSTDPHGTAFTVSVDHIDSTTGISASERAHTVRELANINARPADFQRPGHIFPLIAKKGGVSVRRGHTEASVDLARLAGSEPVAVICEIIREDGEMARVPDLERVAERHDLKFITIEALVRYMETDLVSREADVSLPSVKGDFRLIGYRNVLDREEHVALLKGELGNVPLVRIHSECLTGDVFGSYRCDCGPQLDMAMATIEAEGGVVLYMRQEGRGIGLLNKLKAYELQEGGLDTVEANVALGLHADLRDYRVSAAMLRDLGVTTVRLMTNNPEKVDALEACGITVIERVPIIVGEHAANEKYRLTKQQKMNHFGGENT; encoded by the coding sequence ATGTTCCACACGATTGAAGAAGCGGTAGAAGACTTAAAGATGGGGCGTCCGATCATCGTCGTCGATGATGAGGACCGAGAGAACGAAGGCGACTTCGTCGTCCTCGCTGACAAGATGACGGCTGAGACGATGAATTTCCTCATCACAGAAGGAAAGGGACTCGTCTGTGCGTCGCTCGCTGAAGAAGTCGCCGTCCGGCTCGATTTACAGCCGATGGTCGCGAATAGCACCGACCCGCACGGAACGGCGTTCACCGTCAGTGTCGATCATATCGACTCGACGACGGGCATCTCAGCGAGCGAACGGGCCCACACAGTGCGCGAGCTCGCGAACATCAACGCCCGTCCAGCCGATTTTCAACGTCCGGGCCACATCTTCCCGCTCATCGCCAAAAAAGGCGGCGTCTCGGTACGACGCGGTCATACGGAAGCGTCGGTCGATTTGGCCCGTCTCGCCGGCAGTGAGCCGGTCGCCGTCATCTGTGAGATTATCCGCGAGGACGGGGAGATGGCACGGGTGCCGGACCTCGAACGCGTCGCGGAACGTCATGATTTGAAATTCATCACGATCGAGGCGCTCGTCCGTTACATGGAGACGGATCTCGTCAGTCGAGAGGCGGACGTATCGCTTCCCTCGGTGAAAGGGGACTTCCGACTGATCGGTTATCGGAACGTCCTCGACCGGGAAGAGCACGTCGCGTTACTGAAAGGTGAGCTCGGCAACGTCCCGCTCGTCCGCATCCATTCAGAGTGTCTGACCGGTGACGTGTTCGGCTCGTACCGTTGCGACTGCGGACCACAGCTCGACATGGCGATGGCGACGATCGAAGCCGAGGGCGGTGTCGTCTTGTATATGCGTCAGGAAGGCCGCGGCATCGGTCTGTTGAATAAATTAAAGGCTTATGAATTGCAGGAAGGCGGGCTCGACACGGTCGAGGCGAACGTCGCGCTCGGCCTGCATGCCGATCTTCGTGACTACCGTGTCAGCGCGGCGATGCTACGTGACCTCGGCGTGACGACGGTGCGGCTCATGACGAACAACCCGGAGAAAGTCGACGCCCTCGAAGCGTGCGGGATCACCGTCATCGAACGGGTACCGATTATCGTCGGGGAGCATGCGGCGAATGAGAAATATCGATTGACGAAACAACAAAAAATGAACCACTTTGGAGGAGAAAACACATGA
- the ribH gene encoding 6,7-dimethyl-8-ribityllumazine synthase, protein MMHTIEGNLVGKGLKVGIVVGRFNDLITMRLLDGAKDALKRHGVEQEDVELAFVPGAFELPLVAKKMAMSKKYDAVITLGAVIRGATPHFDYVCNEAAKGIAQASYQSEVPVIFGVLTTETIEQAIERAGTKAGNKGWEAATSAIEMANMMKQF, encoded by the coding sequence ATGATGCATACAATTGAAGGTAACTTGGTCGGTAAAGGATTAAAAGTCGGGATCGTCGTCGGGCGGTTCAATGATCTCATCACGATGCGCTTATTGGACGGGGCGAAAGACGCGCTCAAGCGCCACGGCGTCGAACAAGAAGACGTCGAGCTCGCGTTCGTGCCAGGGGCGTTCGAGCTCCCGCTCGTCGCGAAGAAGATGGCAATGAGCAAGAAGTATGACGCCGTCATCACACTCGGCGCCGTCATCCGCGGGGCGACACCGCACTTTGATTACGTCTGCAACGAGGCGGCGAAAGGCATCGCCCAGGCGAGCTATCAGTCGGAAGTGCCGGTCATTTTCGGTGTCTTGACGACGGAGACGATTGAGCAGGCGATCGAGCGGGCCGGGACGAAAGCCGGGAACAAAGGTTGGGAAGCGGCGACGTCGGCCATCGAGATGGCGAACATGATGAAACAATTTTAA